The following are encoded together in the Tribolium castaneum strain GA2 chromosome 3, icTriCast1.1, whole genome shotgun sequence genome:
- the LOC135265709 gene encoding uncharacterized protein LOC135265709 isoform X1 encodes MWPFKTEGKMVCHTNDIGFLLNDEFMGCNRRNPNKRVVFCPPPPSRGMNSRYTRVEGSGTYMVESSTGCEFCASFVSVFCYRVFSDRSPYLRVLEFLKFCFSKTLSHFCGTSLVGFYITTMGMCWAPDCKHYSTRDKCHFFSFPKSGKERALWKKLLRRDVEPGPGAYVCSCHFRDGRKENGPELFLHNIAKRAYFQVESPEKKKMKKQGLPSCSSSAESLSVDIPEETVPSTMNLEEVPSTSTAVVAAPADIIQDAPLESMGVQAPLVSHAALEAEMYFLKKENAELKAKIQYLTVRFCYENVQGNDKLIVLYTGLPNSQIFEALFHLIEKLDIKYYHKWTVQKLTRIDQLFLTLVKLRLNFPQLDLAQRFGVAQSTVSNIILTFVHVIYEILYKQFMTTMPSREKNKSCLPTCFSNFTNCRAVLDCTEIFTVVSRLIGVAPNGVITFVSDLYVGSTSDQKVVLNCGIIDMLKTGDMILADKGFLIQNILPPGVTLNIPPFLSNVQFTPEQVKCTENIARARIHVERAIRRLKCYHILNFLPESLCHYGDIVFKATAALTNLQFPLIKEVAELFQDCDD; translated from the exons atgtggcCTTTTAAAACTGAGGGAAAAATGGTTTGCCACACTAATGACATTGGATTTCTTCTGAATGACGAATTCATGGGGTGCAACCGGCGCAACCCCAATAAACGGGTTGTTTTCTGTCCCCCTCCCCCATCACGAGGGATGAATAGCAGGTATACGAGGGTAGAGGGTTCAGGCACATACATGGTTGAAAGTAGTACGGGTTGTGAGTTCTGTGCTTCTTTCGTGAGTGTCTTTTGTTATCGTGTTTTTTCCGATCGTTCTCCATATCTTCGtgttcttgaatttttaaaattctgtttttccaAGACATTATCTCATTTTTGTGGTACATCATTAG TAGGTTTTTACATCACAACTATGGGAATGTGTTGGGCTCCAGATTGCAAACACTATAGTACTCGCgataaatgccatttttttagttttcctaaGTCGGGAAAAGAACGAGCactatggaaaaaattgttgag aaGAGATGTAGAACCCGGACCAGGAGCCTACGTTTGCAGCTGCCATTTTCGGGATGGAAGAAAGGAAAATGgtcctgaattatttttgcacaatatcgcaaaaagagcctattttcaagtggaatctccagaaaaaaaaaagatgaaaaaacaagGACTCCCTTCTTGTTCTAGTTCCGCTGAATcattaag TGTTGATATACCGGAAGAAACAGTACCATCGACAATGAATTTAGAGGAAGTGCCATCGACGTCTACAGCCGTAGTTGCAGCACCAGCAGATATAATTCAAGATGCTCCGTTAGAATCTATGGGTGTGCAAGCACCCTTGGTGTCACATGCGGCTCTTGAAGCAGAAatgtattttctcaaaaaggaaaatgctgaacttaaagcaaaaatacaatatctgACAGTACGATTTTGCTATGAAAATGTTCAAGGAAATGACAAACTCATTGTTTTATATACCGGTCTTCCCAATAGCCAGATTTTCGAAGCATTGTTTCACTTAATCGAAAAGTTGgacataaaatattaccacAAATGGACAGTCCAAAAGTTAACTAGAATTGACCAACTCTTTTTAACCCTAGTAAAATTACGACTCAATTTCCCTCAACTTGATTTGGCGCAACGCTTTGGGGTTGCCCAAAGCACAGtttctaatattattttaacatttgtccatgtaatatatgaaattttatataaacagtTTATGACGACAATGCCTTCgcgcgaaaaaaataaatcttgcttgccaacatgttttagcaattttactaattgtagAGCAGTTCTAGATTGTACCGAAATTTTCACTGTGGTATCAC GGCTAATTGGAGTTGCACCCAATGGTGTCATCACATTTGTAAGTGATTTATACGTGGGATCAACTTCTGatcaaaaagttgttttaaattgtggaaTAATCGACATGTTAAAAACTGGAGATATGATTTTAGCCGATAAGGGATTTTTGATCCAAAATATTCTGCCACCAGGGGTCACTTTGAATATTCCaccttttttatcaaatgtccAATTTACACCAGAGCAAGTTAAGTGTACCGAAAATATTGCACGTGCAAGAATACACGTCGAAAGGGCAATACGccgattaaaatgttatcatattttaaattttttgccagagTCTTTGTGCCACTATGgagatattgtttttaaagcgACTGCCGCTTTAACAAACCTccaatttccattaattaaagaggtagcagaattgtttcaggattgtgatgattaa
- the LOC135265709 gene encoding uncharacterized protein LOC135265709 isoform X2, protein MWPFKTEGKMVCHTNDIGFLLNDEFMGCNRRNPNKRVVFCPPPPSRGMNSSFPKSGKERALWKKLLRRDVEPGPGAYVCSCHFRDGRKENGPELFLHNIAKRAYFQVESPEKKKMKKQGLPSCSSSAESLSVDIPEETVPSTMNLEEVPSTSTAVVAAPADIIQDAPLESMGVQAPLVSHAALEAEMYFLKKENAELKAKIQYLTVRFCYENVQGNDKLIVLYTGLPNSQIFEALFHLIEKLDIKYYHKWTVQKLTRIDQLFLTLVKLRLNFPQLDLAQRFGVAQSTVSNIILTFVHVIYEILYKQFMTTMPSREKNKSCLPTCFSNFTNCRAVLDCTEIFTVVSRKSMSTQKLTYSTYKHHNTFKGLIGVAPNGVITFVSDLYVGSTSDQKVVLNCGIIDMLKTGDMILADKGFLIQNILPPGVTLNIPPFLSNVQFTPEQVKCTENIARARIHVERAIRRLKCYHILNFLPESLCHYGDIVFKATAALTNLQFPLIKEVAELFQDCDD, encoded by the exons atgtggcCTTTTAAAACTGAGGGAAAAATGGTTTGCCACACTAATGACATTGGATTTCTTCTGAATGACGAATTCATGGGGTGCAACCGGCGCAACCCCAATAAACGGGTTGTTTTCTGTCCCCCTCCCCCATCACGAGGGATGAATAGCAG ttttcctaaGTCGGGAAAAGAACGAGCactatggaaaaaattgttgag aaGAGATGTAGAACCCGGACCAGGAGCCTACGTTTGCAGCTGCCATTTTCGGGATGGAAGAAAGGAAAATGgtcctgaattatttttgcacaatatcgcaaaaagagcctattttcaagtggaatctccagaaaaaaaaaagatgaaaaaacaagGACTCCCTTCTTGTTCTAGTTCCGCTGAATcattaag TGTTGATATACCGGAAGAAACAGTACCATCGACAATGAATTTAGAGGAAGTGCCATCGACGTCTACAGCCGTAGTTGCAGCACCAGCAGATATAATTCAAGATGCTCCGTTAGAATCTATGGGTGTGCAAGCACCCTTGGTGTCACATGCGGCTCTTGAAGCAGAAatgtattttctcaaaaaggaaaatgctgaacttaaagcaaaaatacaatatctgACAGTACGATTTTGCTATGAAAATGTTCAAGGAAATGACAAACTCATTGTTTTATATACCGGTCTTCCCAATAGCCAGATTTTCGAAGCATTGTTTCACTTAATCGAAAAGTTGgacataaaatattaccacAAATGGACAGTCCAAAAGTTAACTAGAATTGACCAACTCTTTTTAACCCTAGTAAAATTACGACTCAATTTCCCTCAACTTGATTTGGCGCAACGCTTTGGGGTTGCCCAAAGCACAGtttctaatattattttaacatttgtccatgtaatatatgaaattttatataaacagtTTATGACGACAATGCCTTCgcgcgaaaaaaataaatcttgcttgccaacatgttttagcaattttactaattgtagAGCAGTTCTAGATTGTACCGAAATTTTCACTGTGGTATCACGTAAGTCTATGTcaacacagaaattaacaTATAGTACTTACAAACATCATAATACTTTCAAAGGGCTAATTGGAGTTGCACCCAATGGTGTCATCACATTTGTAAGTGATTTATACGTGGGATCAACTTCTGatcaaaaagttgttttaaattgtggaaTAATCGACATGTTAAAAACTGGAGATATGATTTTAGCCGATAAGGGATTTTTGATCCAAAATATTCTGCCACCAGGGGTCACTTTGAATATTCCaccttttttatcaaatgtccAATTTACACCAGAGCAAGTTAAGTGTACCGAAAATATTGCACGTGCAAGAATACACGTCGAAAGGGCAATACGccgattaaaatgttatcatattttaaattttttgccagagTCTTTGTGCCACTATGgagatattgtttttaaagcgACTGCCGCTTTAACAAACCTccaatttccattaattaaagaggtagcagaattgtttcaggattgtgatgattaa
- the LOC107399074 gene encoding uncharacterized protein LOC107399074 isoform X1, whose translation MAEKHIVKFHFIAKFFGDGNRFLVRGENAFTSGHVTKFRFDGTVQPMRISAEVLPSMKKLNYTVEISYDLEEGVKTAHCTCPRGNVACHHMAAALYYAHYNVSATDIECQWSAPSKTTPQTEVIKLADVYKPKLSNYTALSRSSTEDEIIQFRAEIGVTNVVGFTWLLRPEASEEARKIIADIEEILQSLEYVQAIDKQKFLLEKCRIDEARIKLVEACTRGQHVNENWHVARKHRLTASRFGMVLSACSRRRFPPSLFKNLAEGYSLDRVAAVQWGKTHEKTALREFEEATNLKVQETGFWLEESGFLGASPDGLVEEDGILEIKCPYKYRDTDSLSEALKDKKYFYWRDENEDINLNSNHNYYHQVQGQMHITGRSICYFVVWTPKCTEIFQIEKDPGWSENINILKEFYLDQYISFISQ comes from the exons A tggcagaaaagcacattgttaagtttcactttattgcgaaattttttggggacggtaatcgctttttagttcggggagaaaatgcttttaccaGCGGTCACGTCACCAAATTTAGGTTTGATGGCACAGTACAACCGATGAGAATTTCTGCAGAAGTTCTACCGAGCAtgaaaaagctaaattatactgtggag ATTTCATATGACCTAGAAGAAGGGGTTAAGACGGCACATTGTACCTGCCCAAGGGGCAACGTGGCTTGCCATCATATGGCTGCAGCATTATATTATGCTCATTATAATGTAAGTGCTACTGACATTGAGTGTCAGTGGAGTGCCCcatcaaaaacaacaccacAAACAGAAGTCATTAAGTTAGCTGATGTTTACAAGCCGAAATTATCAAACTATACGGCACTGTCTAGGTCCTCTACTGAGGACGAAATTATTCAGTTCCGTGCCGAAATAGGCGTCACGAATGTGGTGGGCTTCACTTGGCTCCTAAGACCAGAAGCAAGTGAAGaagccagaaaaattattgcagataTCGAAGAAATTCTACAAAGCTTAGAATACGTGCAGGCCATAGACAAACAAAAGTTTCTTTTGGAGAAGTGCAGAATAGATGAGGCACGCATTAAACTGGTTGAGGCGTGCACTCGGGGCCAACATGTTAACGAAAATTGGCATGTAGCAAGGAAACATCGTTTAACGGCCAGCAGGTTTGGCATGGTACTATCTGCTTGCAGTAGACGAAGATTCCCAccctctttatttaaaaatttggcggaAGGCTATTCGCTTGACAGGGTTGCTGCTGTGCAGTGGGGTAAGACCCACGAGAAGACAGCGCTCAGAGAATTTGAAGAAGCGACGAATCTTAAAGTCCAAGAGACGGGATTTTG gttggAAGAATCAGGCTTTTTGGGAGCAAGTCCTGATGGATTAGTGGAAGAAGATGGGATTCTCGAAATTAAATGCCCATATAAATATAGGGACACTGACAGTTTGTCTGAAGCCCtgaaggataaaaaatatttttattggagggatgaaaatgaggacattaatcttaacagcaatcacaattattaccaCCAAGTACAGGGGCAAATGCACATCACTGGTCGAAGTATCTGCTACTTTGTCGTGTGGACACCAAAGTGCACAGagatatttcaaattgaaaaagatccGGGGTGGTCagaaaatatcaatattttaaaagaattttatcttgaccaatatatttcctttatttcacaataa
- the LOC107399074 gene encoding uncharacterized protein LOC107399074 isoform X2 encodes MRISAEVLPSMKKLNYTVEISYDLEEGVKTAHCTCPRGNVACHHMAAALYYAHYNVSATDIECQWSAPSKTTPQTEVIKLADVYKPKLSNYTALSRSSTEDEIIQFRAEIGVTNVVGFTWLLRPEASEEARKIIADIEEILQSLEYVQAIDKQKFLLEKCRIDEARIKLVEACTRGQHVNENWHVARKHRLTASRFGMVLSACSRRRFPPSLFKNLAEGYSLDRVAAVQWGKTHEKTALREFEEATNLKVQETGFWLEESGFLGASPDGLVEEDGILEIKCPYKYRDTDSLSEALKDKKYFYWRDENEDINLNSNHNYYHQVQGQMHITGRSICYFVVWTPKCTEIFQIEKDPGWSENINILKEFYLDQYISFISQ; translated from the exons ATGAGAATTTCTGCAGAAGTTCTACCGAGCAtgaaaaagctaaattatactgtggag ATTTCATATGACCTAGAAGAAGGGGTTAAGACGGCACATTGTACCTGCCCAAGGGGCAACGTGGCTTGCCATCATATGGCTGCAGCATTATATTATGCTCATTATAATGTAAGTGCTACTGACATTGAGTGTCAGTGGAGTGCCCcatcaaaaacaacaccacAAACAGAAGTCATTAAGTTAGCTGATGTTTACAAGCCGAAATTATCAAACTATACGGCACTGTCTAGGTCCTCTACTGAGGACGAAATTATTCAGTTCCGTGCCGAAATAGGCGTCACGAATGTGGTGGGCTTCACTTGGCTCCTAAGACCAGAAGCAAGTGAAGaagccagaaaaattattgcagataTCGAAGAAATTCTACAAAGCTTAGAATACGTGCAGGCCATAGACAAACAAAAGTTTCTTTTGGAGAAGTGCAGAATAGATGAGGCACGCATTAAACTGGTTGAGGCGTGCACTCGGGGCCAACATGTTAACGAAAATTGGCATGTAGCAAGGAAACATCGTTTAACGGCCAGCAGGTTTGGCATGGTACTATCTGCTTGCAGTAGACGAAGATTCCCAccctctttatttaaaaatttggcggaAGGCTATTCGCTTGACAGGGTTGCTGCTGTGCAGTGGGGTAAGACCCACGAGAAGACAGCGCTCAGAGAATTTGAAGAAGCGACGAATCTTAAAGTCCAAGAGACGGGATTTTG gttggAAGAATCAGGCTTTTTGGGAGCAAGTCCTGATGGATTAGTGGAAGAAGATGGGATTCTCGAAATTAAATGCCCATATAAATATAGGGACACTGACAGTTTGTCTGAAGCCCtgaaggataaaaaatatttttattggagggatgaaaatgaggacattaatcttaacagcaatcacaattattaccaCCAAGTACAGGGGCAAATGCACATCACTGGTCGAAGTATCTGCTACTTTGTCGTGTGGACACCAAAGTGCACAGagatatttcaaattgaaaaagatccGGGGTGGTCagaaaatatcaatattttaaaagaattttatcttgaccaatatatttcctttatttcacaataa